From the Pocillopora verrucosa isolate sample1 chromosome 11, ASM3666991v2, whole genome shotgun sequence genome, the window TGTTCAGTTTTGTTTGGAGCGGATTACTTCTAATTAACCAGCCTGTAACAAGTACACAAAATGAACATAAAATGTCTCCAAAAAGCCCCATATGGGGCAGTAGTAATCATTGAATGCAATTTGAAGTGTGAAATCTTAAAGACTCGTGATTTACACTTGAAATGCACCAGACTGTGACTAGATTGAGTGTTGGTCGGAATGATGACTGCCTAAATGTCGCGTTTATGTTGTttaataaaacaagaaatatttgaTATGTTAAGTGCACATCTCCAAAAGCAACCTTGTCATTATTAAACACTCAAATCTTGCAAATTGTCTTCTTTTTGGAGAcgctaaaaatttgcatatttttaattaatctCAACTAAATGCAATATCAGTATGATTATATCTGATTCAATCTTTCATATGttttgaatttcaggtaatATTTATGCACACAATACAtgtttcaaacaaagaaatttgtCAGGGTTGATCATATTTTGTTGAATTATAGGAACTTggaattaaaaacataatttaaccATCAGTCTGACAGATAAACCCTACCCCTCAAAGGAATTAACCACTTACTCCATATGTTGATGGGAGGTTCAGATGCCATCACCAtctgcccccccccccactaTGTATATTGTTTTTATCAATCGAAACTCACTGCATTGACTTAGTCTTCTCCAGTTCATTACATTCTACTTAAATGATTACAATTAATATTCATTAACCAAATAACATTGTGATTATTTAATAACTGCATCCATGATTCTGAGCTCAATTTGTCATCATATTATCCAAGTTGAAATGTACTCACTAATCATTTATTTTCTGcacaatttttaacattttttggtCTGCAATTCACAGATTGAAGCAACAATCAACAATTTGAACCAAACCAAAGACAAGTTCACTCCAGTTCCTGATAAAGTTTCCAGCAGGTCTCCAACGAGattgaaaaagatttcaaaatttaaagaagcaAGGACTGCAGAGGTTAGTTCaagaaattttgtcttcttttccttgTCAGACGGTTGGCTGCCCAAGCTAGAAATTAAGAATTTATAAGGCACTGTCTCACCTATTTCCACACCAACATAGCCTGACACCAACCCAAatggaaggaaaaattcagcAATAGACACATCTCCTTACTTATGTTTACACAGCACTTACATACTTTTTCTTCTGATTTCATTCAATTATGCTACTCACTGCGGCTGAGAAAGATGAATTACTCATCATTAACTGATAAGCTGgttgattaattgataaattttgtcaaaactgtGCAGGAAGATGATCAGAAGTTGTCTGATGAGAGTTTAATAACATCTCCAGAAGTTCTGGCATCAACTTCAGCGCCTGATTTTCTAACAACTCCCACCAAAAGCAAACATGATGGAACTAACTTGACAGGTTTGCAGGACCAATCTGCCAAAGAATCTGACTTGAAATCTATGTCTTCACATGATctcacaaagaaaacaaaatcatctggaaaaatttcagaaaatgcTGTAAATAGAGCTAATGctgcatatcaaaaattccaAGAATCAAGTCCCTACAATCAGTCCCTTGAAAATTTGTACCTGAAAAAGGGCAAGCAAGTATTGAAAGCAGCACACAAAAGGACACTGACTCATCCCTTGGCAAAACCAGTTACAGTTGAAAGTGACAACAAAAGCCCTGGTTGGGATGAAAGTACAAAAGTTGAGATtactggaaaacaaaaaactactCACTCCAGGAGTCGGTCTCAACCAAATTCACAgccaggaaaaaaaagttatgatgATCCTTTGTTTGACAAAGTTAGAAATGCCAAAAAAGTTGCAGAAAATGCAATGAAGGTAAGTAAGAATCTGATCATTTTTTATAGGAAATTTTTGGGTATTGACATTTGTCTAGTTAACGGTTTACATGGTACAAATCATGCATGTGTGTATTTGATGAGCATTTAAAACCTTATCAAATACACACATGTATGATTTGTACCATGCTACCTTGAATTGTAATTTATAATCGTGTGTTGCATTTCAACATATGTTGTAAAGGTATTGGGGATGTTTgtcaacatttttttgtttttaaggtcCTTGAAAAAGACCAATCAGGAAATGGCTAATTTAATAAGCTCTATTtgccccttcccctcccctcccttcccatAATGAATGCTCAAAAGAAAGATTAGAatcttatttctcctttcaatatctgcatccctgaatcacacacatacacaacaagaataaaggaaatgatcccaaCAGgacaaacaaattctccttatcaccaccttaggaaatttatagaagacagtatggagaatgtgcatattgatgttagggtgtaaaggatttaTGGCAGATGTCATGATGCTATATTGGTACTTTCTCTCTAATTGACACCTTTGAACAcatttgaccctttaactctcataagtgaccaagacagaatttctccttacaataccaaaacaatatcaaccagataagtgatgagaataaataaaaatatcaataattaGTTAATCCCTTACtataaattctctgaattaacactatgagaattgtatggttgacagtaaggagaataacaaatttgatctggcaGTTAAAGGGTTTCAGACTGTTAGAGATTCCCACTGAATTCCCACTGACCTTGTAAATTCTTCTATAAATTTAGATACAATAGATCACTTCATGTGTAAGATTCTCATCACTAAAAGTGTTCATTTCTTCAATCTGTTACTTTCAGAAAAAGAAAGTATTTATATGTCATGGACCATACCCAATAGTGCGAGCTGTGCTTCGAAAGCGAGGATATGTAGAGAAACATTACAAAGGAAATCTTTTACCAtcaaagaataagaaaaatgacaGTGATggcagtgatgatgatgattcaTGTGACAGTGGGGATGATTCTGACAATGAAACATCACCcaggaaaaacacaaagatCTCTGGTAACCTTCCAGCTAAATCATGTAGGGCATCAAAGACTAAAACAAGAACAGTAGTTAATGTTAGTaagaataacaatgataatgatgatgatgatggtagtGGCTGTGATGATAGCGACAATGACAGTACTGATAATGAAGATTGGAATGCAGGATATGAGGGTAATGGCCCAGACTGTGAGTTTAGTCTTATGGTGAGTAAAAGTTATAGCTTTATATATTAAATCAGTCAAAATATACATATGTGTTAATATTTATTGTGAGGGAGGCCCATGAAGGGTGTCTGAGAAAAAACTGTGCCTGTGAGCTAATGAGTGCAGCCAGGCCACCTGAGCCACAACAGACacttattattaaaaaaaataagtagaaaataACATAAGGTGACCACTCATTGTGGTAAATaagttctttaaccctttaactcccagaagtgattaacatgtaacttctcccaatgaTATCTGTGCACTattcaacaaacaggtaatgagaatactcaaactttgatctaaaaccaaattcttgtaacttatttaaaaggaaatgtgtagcagctagaggggagaattaacaatcagatcttgggagttaaagggttaagattgtTTGACTGAGTGAAGAAATACTGATTTTAATATATGCAAGAGgtgattttttaaatgtttgattgattgatccaTGGTTGATTGACAGCAAAGATGATTAGTTGCCTAGTGATTGAGAGGATGGTTGTTAAGGAGACCGATAATAACTAGCCAAATCACAGTAACATGAACTGTGTGGGTCTTGGCCTAGAAGTCTTTTGAATAGCATATTTATTATCtaacaaaaatgcatttttctagcATTTAGTAactaaaaaaaagctttaattttattCCCACAGTCCAGAACTGTACGAAATGCTGTGGCTTCATTTATATGGACAACCAGACGGGATGACGTggatttcaagtttttaaaaaaggcaagATTGAGAtgcaaattaaaatattaaggaaaattaaaacagagcATTTTAATTAGACTTAAGTTTCAAACTGAGAATAAAGTGATAAATCATGTCTCTGTGTAGTATCGTAAAATCACGAGGAACTAGCTTAATAAAGACTTTTATAGTTAATTATGAAATACAGTGTACATGGTTCACtacttttctcttttgaaggCCAGGTAGTCTCAGTATAATACAATCTAAATATTTTGAGACTTGTCTCAATCACaaaattttgtacattttttttttcaggatcaaATTGTGAATCATTACAGCAAAGCTGGCTCGTTCACTACAAAGGTCAGTGCcatcaattttttattattaatagtcAGATGGTTGTTCCAACAGAAACAATTATCAACCTATGAAATGGCATCGGTTTCTTTTCCATGGCTGTGGGAAATGTCATAATATCAAATGGTTAGCATGTCTGAGTTTAATCCTGAGTTGAAGTGTGACAAACAGTTATTGAATAATTATAAGGTTGAGCATGTGATATCATGCAGACACAAGATTTGATCATTCATAATATTATGCAAAGAATAAgttcaataattattttattacacatttttaaacaatttgcaACAGAAGACACctctctgagtttgcaaaagtttgagaacaatGCATGGATcagggcttggaaactaggcagatTTTGAACTTGACATGCATATGAGAACCCACtatctgctgcagatattgggttTTCATTTCAGCTTCACATGCTAAAGTATGTTGACTGTGTGCTTTaatgaccaatcagatttttcataGTAAGTGTTATGTATAATGATAACTGTAATGTGTTTGGTTGGGCAACCTCCAGAAGAAGTGCATAGCAGTACTACACTTCAATCTATTTGTTTCATGCTATGGAACTCAGGACAAGCTTTTGTGGCATAGAGTACCCATCTTCGATGAAAGTTGTTCTGTAAGACTATTAACTTATGTATAATGTGATCTTTCCTGTTCACAGTTTGGTCTCACCACAAACCTGAGGAATTTGAAGTGGTATGAAGAGGCAGATCACTATACTTTCTTCCCTCGTTCACACTTGCTTGGTTCAGATGATGAAAAAATGGATTTCATAGGTATGCCAATGGAAGtgttaattaaattttgtctGTGTAGTGATTATTGTACACTTTCCCTGTTCTTTACTTTAAAATTTGCAACAAATGCACCTGCAAGATGCTTCAATCTTCTGAATAATCTCTTGTATGCAAACAAGTCCAAAAAGTGTGACCCAGTGATCTCTGTACAACATTTGTCATTATATTCTAGGGTTGTCAGAGAGGTTCAAAAtagtattaaaaaaatacatacatactGTAGGACAGAGAGGGTTGTCCTTCAATCTAACACGATGAGTTCTCTCCTTTCAGACGATTACCGTTTGACTGCTGCTTTAAGTATAGTTAAGTGGGTAGTTCAAAGGTATGAAAATGGCAACACTGACGATAAGCTCACGTCCAATAAAGAACCTCTGCCTCCTGATCAGGGGCATGCTACCCCTAAGACAACCTCTAGTGCAAAACCAAGAGATTCAGCCACACCCAGAGCAACATCCAGAGCGACATCCAGAGCAACATCCAGAGCAGGAACTGGTGTTACATCCAGAGCATCTTCCAGCGCAACATCTAATGTGGTACCTGTGAAGGCCCTGACACTTGCACTACAGGCTTGCCGAGATTTCCTCAAGTGTAAGGAGCATTTGGACATAGATGAGCCTCTTAGTAAGGTTAGTTTCTGTTTTAGTATATTTGATGAGTTTCACCCCAGCTTCTAGAGTGGCCCACAACTTTACAAGCTTCACTGTATGTAAGATGGGATTTTTTAGCAATTATCACTGACATCACTAATTATTTTTGTGCTGTCAGGCAAATGTCTGGCTTGTGTCAGGCTCATTTTCCTGTTCTGAATGGTTGTCAGGCTGAATTATCCACTCTTGTCAGGCTGACTGTCAGGCTGAGTGTCAGGCTAATGTCTAGCTTGTGTCAGGCTTATGTCCCATTGTGTAGCATTTTTTTGCCTGGCTCTTGTAAGGTTAATTACTCCTTGTTTCCCACTCTGTGTCAGGTTCTTGTTAAGCTCTTTACTGCTGTTTGGTTGAGCTCTTGTGCAGTTGATGTTAGGCCCGTGTCTGGTTCAAATTTCAGGCCTTATTCAGGCTCTTGTCAGGCCAGACATTTTTTGCACATGGTACCAATAATTATTCTCAATGACAATCATTTTAGGGTCCAGCCATCTCAGAAGATTCGTGGAAACTACTAGTTGACTATTATTATCAAGTCAAGAGGTAAGTGCATTCATTTGAGACCATGTGATTATGATGCTAAAAATGTAAAGGCTGAAGTTCAGAATTCAGAATAGAATAAACTAAAAATGTTCTAAAAATAGcatatttacaaacatgattCTATGTCCCACACTCacgacaagacgaaaaacatctttttctaaTCAGTGTGTTCTTTGTCTTTCAATCTTATATTTGTGACATACAGTgcaattctttctttcttttttttttttttttttttttcagtcctgGGACTGTTATTGCAACAGCATATCCTTTTCTCAAAGAGTGTCAGAATGTTGTGAAGCAGGTGAATTTACTCACACCCATATCATAGCAAAAATGATTACAACAATAATTATagatatgataaaattaattACTAAAAGTTTATCCTGTGTTAGACTTATGATGTATTCAGTGTGTGCACAGCTCAAGGGCACAGCTCAAGGGCACAGCTCAAGGGCACAGCTCAAGGGCACAGTTCAAGGGCACAGCTCAAGGGCACAGCTCAAGGGCACAGCTCAAGGGCACAGCTCAAGGGCACAGCTCAAGGGCACAGCTCAAGGGGCTTGATACCATTTAAAATGTAGTGGGCAAGGGGTTGGTATTGGCATCAACAGAAAGTGATAGTCTGGTAGAAAAATGGAGTGACTATCACAGACTTGCAGACTAAGGTATTCAAAGACATTCTGTCAGTCTACagagataatgaaaataaatcagatGTGAATCAGCTTTTCCCTCATGACAAATAGCAAATAATAGTTTGATATTgttaattttaaacatttataaTCAACTGTTGTTTAGATGAAGGAATACCTTCCTCAAATTGACATTGATGGTACGAAGAACATTTGGATTGTCAAACCTGGAGCAAAATCAAGAGGCAGAGGTAAAGCATGGCTAGGCTACTTGGAtcccaaaatattttaatcatatTTAATGTAGGTAACCTCAATCAATAAGCAGTCAATAAATTGGTCAATAGTTAGCCAATGTTTTGTTGAGAGGGAACTAGTAACCTGTTTAAAGTTGACTGTTCCTTAACCAATAGATACATGTGGTTGATGCATTGATAAGTGTATCAGTTTATCATCGAGACATTGGCTTATACTGTTGTTTGAGTGTCAATGACTGTTCCTCAACCAACAGATATATGTAGCTGATGCCTTGATAAGTGTATCAGTTGACCATCGAGACATTGGCTTACTGTTGTTCAAGTGTCAGGTGACCATCTACTGGTTATCAGCTGCCCATTAATAACCAATCTACCAatatatttatcaaattttgattGATAAATCAACCAATACATGAATATTGACCAAGGCTACCAATGGTACACTTGATccaaaaatttgtctttttaattgtttacttttccAAGGCCAGCACCGTTTAAGTAAGGGTTTTTTTATAATGGCTCTTTACAGCTCATCTGAGCTCTTTTCATTCTACTCATTTAAGGAATTATGTGTATGGATCGTCTCAACGAAATTGTCAAGCTTGTTGGAAGTAATGCTGTAGGCAAGAAAGAAGGTCACTTGGTTGTCCAGAAATATATAGGTAATGTGTGGCTTAAACGTTGggtttacataaaaaaaaaaaaaacaggaaagcACAAGACATCCTAAGAAGACCCAAAGAAATTGATGGTAAACCTACATGTTCCAGCAAACACCCTTGATTTCAGTTTGGGGTACTTTTAACTAAAAAATGAGTTTGGTGACCTTTTTGGTGATCTTTTTGGACACCAgtgaataaagagggtaagtttcaaaagaaactgaagtgctgcatcagtggaggagagtaacagggtaatttagtattatcaaatgagttgataatgtaaattggtttACAgtatagagtttcaaagctgacgtttcaagttGTAGCTCTTCATCAGAGCAATCAGAAGATTGCAATCAGAGTATCAAGAGACATTTTTAGagtcttaaaagaaaatttgtggtGTGGTACGTATACagaatgtatatttttttatctttaataaCGTTGAGCCTCTATTAGTTGAATTTAATCCTccaaagttttaaatatttatggttctattgt encodes:
- the LOC131781532 gene encoding tubulin monoglycylase TTLL3, which codes for MDMLDYCKTYNMVKSSYANQESTDLSSQEARQLGSSQKDHESNDSDVLGEAVESFSTKPGDLSRYGPATQIVKDVSNSGEKKLSPLKEVARKKGMISTLNTKTQQRLNFECELTFAPKLNALSIKLAKERGEKVRSSSDKKTYYAADEFTFKPKVSSNSVKIVQQLKTTFMDRQQMHVERQKRYIEATINNLNQTKDKFTPVPDKVSSRSPTRLKKISKFKEARTAEEDDQKLSDESLITSPEVLASTSAPDFLTTPTKSKHDGTNLTGLQDQSAKESDLKSMSSHDLTKKTKSSGKISENAVNRANAAYQKFQESSPYNQSLENLYLKKGKQVLKAAHKRTLTHPLAKPVTVESDNKSPGWDESTKVEITGKQKTTHSRSRSQPNSQPGKKSYDDPLFDKVRNAKKVAENAMKKKKVFICHGPYPIVRAVLRKRGYVEKHYKGNLLPSKNKKNDSDGSDDDDSCDSGDDSDNETSPRKNTKISGNLPAKSCRASKTKTRTVVNVSKNNNDNDDDDGSGCDDSDNDSTDNEDWNAGYEGNGPDCEFSLMSRTVRNAVASFIWTTRRDDVDFKFLKKDQIVNHYSKAGSFTTKFGLTTNLRNLKWYEEADHYTFFPRSHLLGSDDEKMDFIDDYRLTAALSIVKWVVQRYENGNTDDKLTSNKEPLPPDQGHATPKTTSSAKPRDSATPRATSRATSRATSRAGTGVTSRASSSATSNVVPVKALTLALQACRDFLKCKEHLDIDEPLSKGPAISEDSWKLLVDYYYQVKSPGTVIATAYPFLKECQNVVKQMKEYLPQIDIDGTKNIWIVKPGAKSRGRGIMCMDRLNEIVKLVGSNAVGKKEGHLVVQKYIERPLLIYGVKFDIRQWFLVTDWNPLTLWFYKDCYIRFCSQNFSLEDFHISIHLANNSIQKHFENGVRDKRIPDENMWGSDDLKAYLKKRGVGEMWEESIYPGMKKAVISAVQSCQEIVEYRKNSFELYGADFIIGEDYKPWLLEINCSPTMGPSTAVTRKLCAQVLEDTMRVVLDRREDKNCDTGRYELAFKQPQVSAPPYIGMNMAVEGQGIRKPTANVKKHNELTSPRVVPISKTKDLSTETKAAIVSQHKQTSPEGNNTKISTLSRPKEARNVIANLSGEALETLNTKSQGETKRKPEGSWATGCMCAAQAIPIATTFCTTDEGKFKGLIKRSKSRYSADVDIATEMQPKVPRAMQIPKAVLKYSNDNSMRQRTQLPISIGPDSNGKHF